The genomic DNA GCCGTAACGCATGCAGAAATCAACGCGGACGTCATCGCCATAGCGTTCAACCATCTGCGCCTTGATCGCAGCGGTTTGTTTCTTGGTAATGGTCAGAAGCGGACTTTCGTTGTCTTCTTCGTTCCAGATTGATTTATACGCCGCGCCTGACGAAAACGGGCGCTTGGTCAGGATGACCAACTGCAAGAGCGGTTGCCAGATCCACGCGGAATAATCCACGACGCGTTTGTCGGACAGAAATTCATTCAGGTACCGCCGCATGGACCAATAATCGGTCGCGTCAGGTGTCCCGAGATTTGCCAGCAAGATGCCAACACGGGCCGGTTTCACCGCCGGATGATCGGGTTGCGCATGTACGGGGCATACGGCGGGGCGCTCTTCGGCCTGGTTCTGTGCATCAAACATTTTCATGGGCCCTTAGGTAACGTTATTTCGCTGGTAGTTAAATGGGATACGCGCCGCGTCAATCATTGGACCTGTTTAAAGGCGTTTCTTTTGTGTTTAGCGCATCCGCAAGGCGCGTTTTCGCGCTACCGGGGCGCAATGGTTGCGGTTGGCTCTCGGCCGGTGCCCATCCTGTGAGCGTGATGAGCTCAAAAGTGGCATCGACGCGATTCTCGGCATTGCGGAAATTATCGGCGTAAATACAGGCGGCCTCGGTCAGGACATTGCGCCGTGTCGGGTGTTTGATCCTGCCCGTCAGCGCATTGTTTTCGCCCATCTTGCGCAGATCATGCATCAGGTGGAAGGCGTTCACATAGCTTGCGGTCAGCGGTGTGCCGTCGGCGACAGGCAAGGCAAAGCCGGCCCGTTGCAACAGCCCGCCCAAATCACGAATTTCGCCCATCGGTGCAACTCTCGGCGAGAGGCCCCCAGTGATAGCCACCTCGGCCTCGGCCAATGACATGCGCAACTCATGCAGGGTTTGCCCGCCGAGGAATGTGCAGAGCAACAATCCATCAGGCTTCAACGCATGGCGCGCCTGCACCAGCTGGCCGACCGGATCATTCGCCCAATGCAGGCACATGGTGTGCAGGATCAGATCATACGCCTGTGGTTTCAGATCAAGCGTGTCTTCATCCGGTACAATCGTCGCATCAGGGTAACGCGCGCGCCAAAAATCGGGGAAACCGGTGACAATCGCGACGGACGTAAAGGTTCTATTAACCTCGATCAGTCTCTCTTGAATTTCATCGGCGGCGTGCTCTTGCAGGAACAACGCATCGGGCAAAGCGCGGGCGCGGTTGCGCATCAAGGCGGCGCGGTCGGTGATCTGGGGCATAGTCATGCCGGTCATTTAGGGTGCATTCATGCGGTTGCAAAGCGTCATTCGGGCAATTTATCCCGCGCAATGTGTCGCGTGCGATGCGCCGACCGAGGATGACTTTGGTCTTTGCGCCGCATGTTGGCGCGAAACACAGTTCATTGGCGGGCTGGTTTGCGACAGTTGCGGTGTGCCGCTGCCAGGCGAGGATCACGGAGAAACGGTACAGTGTGATGATTGCATGACCATTGCGCGCCCTTGGGATCGCGGGCGTACAGTGCTGGCCTATAGCGGCGTTGGACGGCGCCTTGTCTTGGCGCTCAAACATGGTGACCGAACCGAGCTTGCACGCCCTGCCGCGCGGTGGATGGCGCAAAAAATTCCTGATTGGGCCGGAATAGACACTGTTTTTGTGCCCGTGCCGCTTCATTGGCTCCGGCTGCTGCGCAGGCGCTACAACCAATCCGCGCTGCTTGCGCAAGAGATCGCCAAAGTGATGAATACGCCGGTTTGTGTTGATGCGCTTTTGCGGCCCAAACGCACTGCAACCTTGCAAGGCCATAGCCGTGACGCGCGTTTTTTCGAACTTGCAGGGGCTATCTTGCCCAATCCCAAACGCTTAGCGCAGATCGCGGATAAACATGTGATTTTGGTGGATGATGTCATGACGTCGGGGGCCACGCTGGCGGCCAGTGCCGAGGCTGCGATGGCCGGTGGTGCCAGAAATGTGTCGATTGTTACTCTGGCAAGAGTGGTCAAAGACGCTTAGATCAGTGCCAACACGATGCAAGGATCATTCTTATGGCAACTGTCGAGATTTATACCAAACCAACCTGCGGGTTTTGTCATATGGCCAAACGCCTGCTGTCTTCCAAAGGCATCAGCTTTGCCGAGGTGAATATATCTGCGCAGCCCGAGCGCCGTGCAGAAATGATCCAGCGCGCGAATGGCGGCAGCACTGTGCCGCAGATTTTCATCGACGGCACCCATGTGGGCGGTTGTGATGATCTTTTCGCACTTGAGCGCGGCGGCAAACTGGACGCGCTGCTCGCTGCATGAAGGCGGCCCTCCTACAACTCAATGTCAGCGATGATCCCGTCACCAATCTGGCGCGGACCGCTGACATGGTCGCTCAAGCGGCCGGGCAGGGTGCAGGTTTTGTCCTGACGCCGGAAGTCACCAACTGCGTCTCGCAGGATCGCGCGCATCAAAAGCGCGTGTTGCAGCACGAGACCGAGGATATCACCCTTGCCGGACTGCGCGAGGCGGCGATCCGCCATGGTGTCTGGCTCTCGGTTGGTTCTTTGGCACTGAAAACCGACGACCCTGACGGGCGTTTTGCAAACCGTTCTTTCCTGATTGATCCTGCGGGGCGAATCGTTGCGCGTTATGACAAGATCCATATGTTCGATGTGACTGTGTCAGAGACAGAAACCTACCGCGAATCCGCCGGGTATCGGCCTGGCACACAGGCGGTTGTCGCAGATACGCCTTTCGCAAAGATCGGGCTGAGTATCTGCTACGATATCCGTTTCGCCTATCTTTACCGTGCGCTTGCCCAGGCAGGTGCGCAGGTTCTGCTGGTGCCGTCCGCATTTTCTCCCGTAACGGGGGCCGCACATTGGGAACCCTTGCTGCGCGCCCGCGCCATTGAGACGGGGTGCTATGTCCTGGCCGCCGCTCAGACCGGCCAGCATGCGGCCCAAGCAGGCAGGCCGCGCCAAACATATGGGCACACGATGGCAATTTCGCCTTGGGGCGAGGTGTTGGCGGATTTAGGGACGGAACCGGGGCTGGCTTTGGTTGATCTTGACCCTGCGGAAGTGGCACAAAGCCGCAAACGGATTGCGGCACTTAGCCATGATCGCCCCTTTGAAGGCCCCTGATGTCAGATACCGCACATAATCTTGCCGTGTCCCTGTTCAGCGAAATTCTCGCTGTGGATCAGTTGGCGCGGGCAAATGTGGCGCGGGTCTTGCCCAAAGGGATGGAGCTTTCACATTTTTCGGTTCTGAACCATCTGGCGAATGCAGGTGTTGAACGGACGCCTGCGCAACTGGCCAAGACGTTCCACCTGACCCGCGGGGCGATGACGAATACCCTTCAAAAACTTGAATGGGCGGGGTGGGTGCATGTCCGTCCTGATTGGGATGATGCACGGCGCAAGATGGTGGCGATCAGCCCTTCGGGTCAGGCTGCCCGTGACGCGGCACTGGCCGCTATCGCGCCTGTAATTGCCGATGTCGTGACCAAAGTGGGTGAAGACAAAGCCAAAGCCGTTCTGCCCGTTCTGCGGGAAATGCGATTGAAGCTGGGCCAAGTCGAATAGCGTGGCGCCACGCGTCTAGAGGATGTCCCTCAGAACCGGCTCTTCCAGATCAAGAAGTGACAAGAGACCTGCCCTTAATGAGACTTTCGGTGCCCACCCCAAGACGCTTTCAGCCTTTTTGATATCAGGCCGGCGGCGCTGAGGGTCGTCGATTGGCCGACCCTCAAAGACGATATCATTCCCATCCCCAAACAGGGTCACAATCTCTTGTGCGATCTCAAAAATCGTATTCTCAACAGGGTTCCCAATGTTGAAAATCTCGCCCCGCGCAGCAGCAACTTCGCCGAGACGCAGCAACCCGTCAATGGTATCACTGACATGACAAAAGCTGCGGGTCTGTGTGCCGTCGCCGTGGATTGTCAGCGCCTTTCCGGATTTCGCCTGCGCTACGAAATTAGGGATCGCGCGCCCGTCCGACACCGTCATACCAGGCCCGTAAGTGTTAAAGATGCGGGCAATGCGAATATCGGCGCCCAAAGTGCGGACAGCGTCCATCAAAAGTGTCTCTGCGGCCCGCTTGCTTTCGTCATAGCAGGCGCGCGGTCCAACCGGGTTCACATGGCCCCAGTCAGTTTCCTTTTGCGGATGTGAAAGTGGGTCGCCGTAGACTTCGCTTGTCGAGGCCTGCACAAGTGTCGCATTGCAGGCCTGCGCATGGTCAAAGAGCTGCAGCGTCCCGAGGATATTGGTTTTCCAAGTTCGTATCGGATCACTTTGATAGTGCACGGGCGATGCGGGACTGGCCAGATTGTAGATGATATCGACCTGTGGAAGTGTCGTGGGCTGCGAAATATCGCCGGTCAGCACCGTTAAATTGGTTTGGTCCAGTGTTTTGAGTGGCCCTTCCTGCCCAGTGGAAAAGTCATCCAAGACATAAACCTTGCTGCCTGCCTCCAAAATTGCCCGCACCAGATGGCGCCCGATAAATCCTGCGCCCCCGGCAACAAGGACGGTTTTATTGCGCCAGAAAGTCACGCGCGGCACTCGCGTTCTTCGATGGCACGCACCGCATAAACTGTTTCACTTTCAAAGGTCAGATCTTTGGCTAGGATTTGGCCCTGTCTTGCGATGTCGCGCGCCTCGGCTGGATGCGATTTGACCCAGTCGATCCTTTCACGCAGGTCCGAAAGGTCGGCGCTGATCGGCACGAAATGCACCCACGGGATCAGCCGGTCATAGTACCATTGCTTATACCCAAATGGGCTTGCGACCTTGAGCACACAGCAACCCAGTTTCAACCGCTGCAAAAGGTTGCACCACGCGTTCGTAAAGCCGTCAATATCAATCGCGTACTTCATGGCGCCCCAGTTGTGGGTGGGTATGAAATCGCCAAGAAACCCTGCATTCTTGAGGACCGCATAGTCATGCGCCTCGGGCATGACCACAAAGCGAAAATCCACGTCGAGAGCCTTGCACTTATGGGCCATATGCAAGCGTTGCATGATCCCCGGCAAAATAACCGTTTCAGGGTCGACACTCCAATGGCCTGTGCCATTGACGGCCCCCCGCCAGACAATGTCGTCTGACCGATCGTCCCATGACAGGCTGTTGTTTGCTGCAAATATATCGGTTTCAGCATAGCCGCGCTGCGCGAAGAAATGTGCGTCGGGCAGCAGGACATGCTGATCTGACACGCTTGAAAATCTGTAGTCCGCGATACTGGCAAGATTGCCATCAGCTGCGTTCACGGTGATCTGGCGCACATCATCAGACGTCTGTTGGAACCAAAAGATATAAGGCGCAATCTTGTTTCGCGTCTCAAAGACATATTCCCATTCGCAATCGGTGCGGACAAGCGCGACAATGCTGCCTTGTTCCTTGCGCAGGATCACATCTGTTGCAGGCTGCTGTTCCTGAGACTGGACAATCTTGTAGGCAAGGGGTTCGACACCTGCCTGTCGCACGACCTTGTTGTTCATGTGTGTAATGGCGCGCGCACGCTTGTCACTCACACTGGGTTTACCGAAAAACAGGTTTCTGAACAGTTTTGTGTAAAAGCGCACGACGCGGCGGGTGATCTTTTTGGGTCCTATCAAGTCTCTTCACTCATGCGTTTGCGTCGCAGAGTTGACTGGCCTTGAAAGCAGATCAACTCTACGCGGAACTTAAGGTTCTTTACGCTGGCTACGCAACCGGCTTTGTTGCGGCCGTCACATAGTTGACTGACAGGTCACGGTCCGAGATGGACCATGTGAATTTTGCAAAATTACCACGAAACCTTTGCGATCAACGGGCGTCATGCCGGCCTTCTCCAGAAAATCGAACAGGTCATCCGGCGTGATGAATTTGTTCCATTCATGCGTGCCCTTTGGCAGCCAGCGCATCACGTATTTCGCACCGACAATCGCCATCGAGATTTCTCATTCGGCGCTCTCGACTTGAGAAAGTTTTCAGGTCATCAACGAAACGAAGTTCAGGTAGACACTGTTATCAATTCTTGGAGGACAAAGGATGGAGCGCGCGAACTTACCGTTCGGTGTTTTTTTGCGGTTGCCGCATCCACTTAAGTTTCGGGCTGTCGCATTCGCGATATTTGGATGCTTGCTTTTTCTTCATATGGCGGCAGAGGCAGTTCTATATTTCACTCCAGAATACTTGCTGGGGCCATCGAGAAGCAAAATAGCAGGCATATATTTTAGCGTTGTCAATTTTGATACCGAGAAGAATTTGCCTACGTTTTTTAATTTTTCGCTTCTTGTTTTGTCGGCGGTTCTTCTGTTTTTAATAACAGCGATCGTCTATCAGCGAAATGATCCGCTCAAAATACACTGGCTTATCCTTGCCATAACTTTTCTGCTTATGTCGTTTGATGAAGCGGCACAAATGCATGAAAAGTTGGGTAGTGCTGTTGAATCGGCACTTCCGACAGTCGGGTTCTTTTATTACTCATGGGTCATACCAGTCGGTATCTTCGCTTTTCTGTTTGGTTTAAGCTATATTTCCTTTCTGAGGCGCCTTCCTCTAGCAATTAGTAAAACAATTGTACTTGGCGGAGGTCTGTATATTCTTGGCGCACTTGGTATGGAGATTTTGGCTGGTAGCCTAGTGAGTGCGGATCGGTCCGCAGAGCTAAGTCTTGGTTGGCGTGTTGTAATGACGCTAGAGGAAACCTTTGAGATGAGTGGCATCATTTTTTTCATAAGTGCACTCATCGCCTATCTGCGTATCGAAGCCGCTTTGCCAGAGAAACCACTGGTGGGTCACTAAAAGCACTCGGTCTGGCGAAGCGTCGTCACGTTGGCGTTCATTGCCGACCAAGGCTGACTATTGGGTCGTGCTCCAAGCGCATTTGGAAAACTTCAAACTTTTGTCTTTCTCAAATAGTCATGGCTGCCCGAAATGCCTGGAAAATTGCAGCGTTATGTCAACTCGACCCAGCTGCTAGATTGCTTTGTGAGCATGGTCACTAGCCTCTACACCGGCTTTGTTGCGGCCGTCACATAGTTGACTGACAGGTCACGGTCCGAGATGGACCATGTGAATTTTGCAAAATTAAACACGAAACCTTTGCGGTCGACCGGTGTCATGCCGGCCTTTTCCAGGAAGCCGAACAGTTCATCCGGCGTGATGAATTTGTTCCACTCATGCGTGCCCTTTGGCAGCCAGCGCATCACGTATTCGGCCCCGACAATCGCCATCATAAAGGATTTCGGGTTGCGGTTGATGGTCGAACAAATGTGAATGCCGCCCGGTTTCATCAGTTGCTGGCACGCATCCAGATAGCCCTGTGGATCGGCCACATGTTCGACCACTTCCATATTCAGAACGGCATCGAATTGTTCGCCTGCTGCGGCCATCGCCTCGGCTGTGGTGTGGCGATAGTCAATCTCAAGGCCGGATTGCTCGGCATGGATCTGCGCCACGGGAATATTCCGTTCTGCCGCATCGGCCCCCACCACAGTTGCACCCAATCGCGCCATCGGTTCGCACAAAAGGCCCCCACCGCAGCCGATATCAAGGATCCGCAGGCCTTTGAACGGTTCGGGCTGGCTCAGGTCGCGCCCGAATTCGGCGGCAATTTGACGCGTGATATAGTCAAGCCGTACAGGGTTCATCATGTGCAGAGGCTTGAATTTGCCGCTCAGATCCCACCATTCGGCGGCCATCGCCTCAAATTTGGCAATTTCACCGGGGTCTACTGTGTTCGTTGCCGACATTTTCATCGCTCCGCGTTGTGGTCACTTAGTTCAACACGCGATATAGGATGATTATGGATAAAGTCGTAGGACAAAAGCGCCCAGGGGCACATCTTTACCAGCCGATTGATCCCTTTGATCAGCGGATGCTGGATGTCGGCGATGGTCACCGCATTTATATGGAACAATGCGGCAATCCTGACGGTGTTCCTGTTGTGGTGCTGCATGGCGGCCCCGGCGGCGGATGCAGCCCAGCGATGCGCCGTTATTTTGATCCCAATGTTTTCCGGATCATCCTGTTTGATCAGCGCGGCTGTGGCCGCTCAAAGCCCCATGCCAGTGTGGATGCCAATACAACATGGCATCTGGTCGCTGATATCGAGTTAATCCGTGAAACACTGGGCATTGACCGTTGGATTGTCTTTGGCGGGTCATGGGGTGCGACGCTGGCGTTGATCTATGCGCAGGCCCACCCCGACCGCGCCGCTGCCCTTGCCTTGCGCGGTGTGTTCCTGATGACCAAGCCTGAGTTGGATTGGTTCTATGGTGGCGGTGCCGGAAAATTCTGGCCTGATCTGTGGGACCGTTTTGCATCTTTAATCCCCGCGGACGAGCATGATGACTTTATCGCCGCTTATCACCGCAGGCTGTTTTCGGGTGATCATCACCTCGAGGTCCGTTTCGCCCGTGCCTGGGCGTCATGGGAAAACGCCCTCGCCTCGATCGAAAGTGATGGCGTGACAGGGGAAAGCCCTGCGGATTATGCACGCGCCTTTTCGCGGCTTGAGAACCATTATTTTTATCATGGCGGCTTTCTGAATGCGGATCAGCAAATTCTGCATCCTGACCAGATGGCCAAGATTGCCGATGTGCCCGGTGTCATTGTTCAGGGGCGCTATGACATGATTTGTCCGCCTGTTTCTGCGCAT from Yoonia rosea includes the following:
- a CDS encoding NAD-dependent epimerase/dehydratase family protein, which encodes MPRVTFWRNKTVLVAGGAGFIGRHLVRAILEAGSKVYVLDDFSTGQEGPLKTLDQTNLTVLTGDISQPTTLPQVDIIYNLASPASPVHYQSDPIRTWKTNILGTLQLFDHAQACNATLVQASTSEVYGDPLSHPQKETDWGHVNPVGPRACYDESKRAAETLLMDAVRTLGADIRIARIFNTYGPGMTVSDGRAIPNFVAQAKSGKALTIHGDGTQTRSFCHVSDTIDGLLRLGEVAAARGEIFNIGNPVENTIFEIAQEIVTLFGDGNDIVFEGRPIDDPQRRRPDIKKAESVLGWAPKVSLRAGLLSLLDLEEPVLRDIL
- the pip gene encoding prolyl aminopeptidase, producing the protein MDKVVGQKRPGAHLYQPIDPFDQRMLDVGDGHRIYMEQCGNPDGVPVVVLHGGPGGGCSPAMRRYFDPNVFRIILFDQRGCGRSKPHASVDANTTWHLVADIELIRETLGIDRWIVFGGSWGATLALIYAQAHPDRAAALALRGVFLMTKPELDWFYGGGAGKFWPDLWDRFASLIPADEHDDFIAAYHRRLFSGDHHLEVRFARAWASWENALASIESDGVTGESPADYARAFSRLENHYFYHGGFLNADQQILHPDQMAKIADVPGVIVQGRYDMICPPVSAHKLSQMWPKSRLTFIGRAGHALSEPGISAELVRTMDMMGAQRRALGL
- a CDS encoding glycosyl transferase family 90, with the translated sequence MSDKRARAITHMNNKVVRQAGVEPLAYKIVQSQEQQPATDVILRKEQGSIVALVRTDCEWEYVFETRNKIAPYIFWFQQTSDDVRQITVNAADGNLASIADYRFSSVSDQHVLLPDAHFFAQRGYAETDIFAANNSLSWDDRSDDIVWRGAVNGTGHWSVDPETVILPGIMQRLHMAHKCKALDVDFRFVVMPEAHDYAVLKNAGFLGDFIPTHNWGAMKYAIDIDGFTNAWCNLLQRLKLGCCVLKVASPFGYKQWYYDRLIPWVHFVPISADLSDLRERIDWVKSHPAEARDIARQGQILAKDLTFESETVYAVRAIEERECRA
- the grxC gene encoding glutaredoxin 3; its protein translation is MATVEIYTKPTCGFCHMAKRLLSSKGISFAEVNISAQPERRAEMIQRANGGSTVPQIFIDGTHVGGCDDLFALERGGKLDALLAA
- a CDS encoding MarR family winged helix-turn-helix transcriptional regulator: MSDTAHNLAVSLFSEILAVDQLARANVARVLPKGMELSHFSVLNHLANAGVERTPAQLAKTFHLTRGAMTNTLQKLEWAGWVHVRPDWDDARRKMVAISPSGQAARDAALAAIAPVIADVVTKVGEDKAKAVLPVLREMRLKLGQVE
- a CDS encoding methyltransferase domain-containing protein; translation: MTGMTMPQITDRAALMRNRARALPDALFLQEHAADEIQERLIEVNRTFTSVAIVTGFPDFWRARYPDATIVPDEDTLDLKPQAYDLILHTMCLHWANDPVGQLVQARHALKPDGLLLCTFLGGQTLHELRMSLAEAEVAITGGLSPRVAPMGEIRDLGGLLQRAGFALPVADGTPLTASYVNAFHLMHDLRKMGENNALTGRIKHPTRRNVLTEAACIYADNFRNAENRVDATFELITLTGWAPAESQPQPLRPGSAKTRLADALNTKETPLNRSND
- the ubiG gene encoding bifunctional 2-polyprenyl-6-hydroxyphenol methylase/3-demethylubiquinol 3-O-methyltransferase UbiG, with protein sequence MKMSATNTVDPGEIAKFEAMAAEWWDLSGKFKPLHMMNPVRLDYITRQIAAEFGRDLSQPEPFKGLRILDIGCGGGLLCEPMARLGATVVGADAAERNIPVAQIHAEQSGLEIDYRHTTAEAMAAAGEQFDAVLNMEVVEHVADPQGYLDACQQLMKPGGIHICSTINRNPKSFMMAIVGAEYVMRWLPKGTHEWNKFITPDELFGFLEKAGMTPVDRKGFVFNFAKFTWSISDRDLSVNYVTAATKPV
- a CDS encoding ComF family protein → MRLQSVIRAIYPAQCVACDAPTEDDFGLCAACWRETQFIGGLVCDSCGVPLPGEDHGETVQCDDCMTIARPWDRGRTVLAYSGVGRRLVLALKHGDRTELARPAARWMAQKIPDWAGIDTVFVPVPLHWLRLLRRRYNQSALLAQEIAKVMNTPVCVDALLRPKRTATLQGHSRDARFFELAGAILPNPKRLAQIADKHVILVDDVMTSGATLAASAEAAMAGGARNVSIVTLARVVKDA
- a CDS encoding carbon-nitrogen hydrolase family protein, which produces MKAALLQLNVSDDPVTNLARTADMVAQAAGQGAGFVLTPEVTNCVSQDRAHQKRVLQHETEDITLAGLREAAIRHGVWLSVGSLALKTDDPDGRFANRSFLIDPAGRIVARYDKIHMFDVTVSETETYRESAGYRPGTQAVVADTPFAKIGLSICYDIRFAYLYRALAQAGAQVLLVPSAFSPVTGAAHWEPLLRARAIETGCYVLAAAQTGQHAAQAGRPRQTYGHTMAISPWGEVLADLGTEPGLALVDLDPAEVAQSRKRIAALSHDRPFEGP